GAAGCGAGTGAAAATAACGGTACCAGCTGAAATTCTTGTAAAAAAATTAGAAACTCCCGAAAATTTCAGGAGTTTTTTTTCGATTAAAAATGCAATAAACCTATCTGAAAGGCTTAACCAATATTTTTAAAATATCATATCTGGAATGAGTCCAATTGTAAGAGCCTTTTAATAACCAGGAAATCCCAAAGGGAAGTAAAGTGGTCGATTCAAAAATAAGGGTTGAATAAGGAAAATCTAAGTTTTTAAAAATCGAAAGAAAAGCAATAGCGAGAATACTTAAAATCATGATGTAAGCGCAGATGCGGTAGACTCTATTACGCATTCTTTTTTTATCATCAATGATTTCATTTTTATCAGGTTTTTGAAAAACTACGGCGCAGAATAAAGCAAAACAGATAAACAAAGCCGTCGCAAACCCGTAGTGAAGCGCATTTGTTAAGTGCGAAGATTCAGCAGAAATAGGAAGACTGATAAATTTCGTGCCGATGAAACCTTTAACATTGGTCGGAAATATCGCTACGCCGGCCGCACAAACTCCCGCAATGTTGGCCAGCCAGTTTTCGATCCTGTATTCTCCTTTGTAAGTAATTAAAAATGTAGAGAGCGATGCTAATGTTCCTATAAAGATGGTGTGAGAAAAACTGTAGTAATAGTGGCTCAGAGAGGGTTGTAATCTTCCGCCAAAAATCATTAAAGCAAACGGCAAGAGGATTCCGAGAATGCCGATTAACTGTCTCAGCAGAAAGTAAGAAATGGTTGTTGAATCCGTTTTTTCAGCGGCCAGTTGGTGGATGTTAGGCATTTCCATAGGTTAGATTTTAATTGAAGTACAAGCAAATATCGATTATTAGGACCGATCTCATTAGGGTGATATCACGTTTTCTTCTTTAAAGATATACTATTTAAAGTGAGAACGTTTTCCTATTTTTAAAGAAAATTAAAAGAAATGATCATACAGCAATTAAAGCAAGATCCAGAAAACATAGAGTTTAAAGATGTTATTTCATTTATTGATGAGCATTATGATTTCAGCCCAACTCCATTCAAAAATGGAAACACCTTAAATGAAGCCAATCAAAATAATGGATCGTGCAAAGTGTTCAGTTTTGCAAAGTCAAATAATTTATCAAAGGAAGAAACTTTATTTCTTTTTGGAGATTTTTATAGAAACGATGTCTTAAAAAATCCAGAAGGAAATGATCACCAAAATATTAGAAACTTTATAGACTTTGGGT
This DNA window, taken from Kaistella carnis, encodes the following:
- a CDS encoding HopJ type III effector protein is translated as MIIQQLKQDPENIEFKDVISFIDEHYDFSPTPFKNGNTLNEANQNNGSCKVFSFAKSNNLSKEETLFLFGDFYRNDVLKNPEGNDHQNIRNFIDFGWDGISFEGEALRKRS